A section of the Osmia lignaria lignaria isolate PbOS001 chromosome 16, iyOsmLign1, whole genome shotgun sequence genome encodes:
- the GCS2alpha gene encoding glucosidase 2 subunit alpha isoform X2, translated as MVGLLLLSVCSSFLVDAVNRDTFKTCEQSSFCRRCRKVEPGKTPYQLSLDTLVNNKSSISVDLFNKDTWVLYILQLTALKDNTFRLRIGEKNPLHPRYEPEHALQDQPQTSELTLVEKTIDHVTVTSGENKVILYASPFRIDLYSENVLVVSANARGLMRYEHHRTKPKKGEEEEEEAEREGEEEEEEEGNVENIEVANNTQPPGDGAENDPGAWEENFKTHHDAKPFGPEAVALDFTFPGSEYAYGVPEHADSFALKSTKQAHPYRLYNLDVFEYEVNERMSLYGAIPVLYAHGKERTTGIFWHNTAETWIDILSSADNNMVESIVNFVSGSVKKSQVDAHFMSESGVIDVFFMLGPKPLDVFKQYSRLTGTAPLPQMFSLGYHQSRWNYNDQDDVIQIAENFDVHDLPLDVMWLDIEYTDSKKYFTWDERKFPNPTEMIHNLTGKGRKLVVIIDPHIKRDNGYFVHNDATKMGYYVKTRDGKDYEGWCWPGATSYLDFFDPAVREYYIGQYSLDKFHGTTNDVYIWNDMNEPSVFNGPEVTMPKDVIHYGGWEHRNVHNINGFYMSMSTYEALFRRSGGSLRPFILTRSFFAGSQRYAAMWTGDNTGDWDHFRISYPMCLSMAVSGMSFCGADVGGFFKNPDSELFIRWNQAGAWLPFYRQHSHIETKRREPWTFNDETTQLVREAFRMRYSYLPLWYTIFREHEITGVPVIRPLWTHYPTETETYAIDDEILVGDSILVRPVFQPSVTDVSVYFPGEGKVTWYDVDTMQPYRQAGLVSIPVTLHKIPVFQRGGSIIPRKMRIRRSTVAMKNDPYTLVVITDSAGKANGTLYIDDETSFEYRHGKYLYLKINFQGNKLTSTFIDKLASYQTESWLERVDIANPPKGVKSAVLTSSNLGKVTLETKYNPNNNVLTVRKPGVNMGEEWTIELIY; from the exons at GGTAGGATTACTGTTACTATCGGTCTGTTCTTCCTTCCTTGTTGATGCAGTTAACAGGGATACATTTAAAACATGCGAGCAAAGCAGTTTTTGCAG ACGCTGTAGAAAAGTTGAACCTGGAAAAACACCTTATCAACTTTCGTTAGACACGTTGGTTAATAATAAGTCCAGTATAAGCGTAGATTTATTTAATAAGGATACATGGGTTCTTTATATATTGCAATTGACGGCGCTAAAGGACAATACATTCAGGCTTCGTATCGGTGAAAAGAATCCGTTACATCCGAGATACGAACCTGAACATGCTCTTCAAGATCAGCCTCAAACGTCTGAGTTAACTTTAGTTGAGAAAACTATAGATCACGTTACTGTAACGAGCGGTGAAAATAAAGTTATATTGTACGCTAGTCCATTTAGAATTGATTTATATTCTGAAAATGTACTGGTTGTGTCTGCTAATGCAAGAGGTCTCATGAGATACGAACATCATCGTACAAAGCCCAA GAAaggcgaagaggaagaagaagaagcagaaagagaaggagaagaagaagaagaggaagaaggaaatgttgaaaatattgaGGTAGCAAATAATACCCAACCTCCGGGTGATGGAGCGGAAAATGATCCGGGTGCATGGGAAGAGAATTTCAAAACTCATCACGACGCGAAACCCTTTGGCCCTGAGGCCGTTGCTTTAGATTTTACCTTTCCAGGATCAGAATATGCGTACGGTGTACCAGAGCATGCCGATTCTTTTGCATTAAAGTCAACTAAACAAGCTCATCCGTACAGATTGTACAATTTAGATGTGTTCGAATATGAAGTGAACGAGAGAATGTCGCTGTATGGAGCGATACCTGTTCTCTATGCTCATGGTAAAGAGAGAACAACTGGTATCTTTTGGCACAACACTGCAGAAACATGGATTGATATTTTATCAAGCGCGGACAATAATATGGTGGAAAGCATTGTAAATTTTGTATCAGGTTCCGTTAAAAAGTCTCAAGTGGATGCTCATTTCATGTCAGAATCTGGTGTAATCGACGTGTTCTTTATGTTAGGCCCAAAGCCTTTAGATGTATTTAAACAGTACAGTAGATTAACAGGCACGGCACCGTTGCCGCAAATGTTTTCTTTAGGATATCACCAATCTCGTTGGAATTACAATGATCAAGATGACGTAATACAAATAGCAGAAAACTTTGATGTACACGATCTACCTCTAGATGTTATGTGGTTAGATATCGAATATACCGATAGCAAAAAGTACTTTACTTGGGATGAAAGGAAATTTCCGAACCCTACCGAAATGATACACAACTTGACCGGTAAGGGTAGAAAATTGGTCGTTATTATCGATCCGCATATTAAACGTGATAACGGTTACTTCGTTCATAACGATGCAACTAAAATGGGTTATTACGTTAAAACGAGAGACGGAAAAGATTACGAAGGTTGGTGCTGGCCTGGAGCGACATCGTATTTGGATTTCTTTGATCCAGCTGTGCGAGAGTATTATATCGGTCAATATAGTTTAGACAAATTTCATGGTACTACAAATGATGTATATATTTGGAATGATATGAACGAACCAAGCGTATTTAACGGCCCTGAAGTAACAATGCCTAAGGATGTAATCCATTATGGTGGTTGGGAACATAGAAATGTCCACAAtataaatggattttacatgagTATGTCTACATATGAAGCTCTCTTCAGAAGATCCGGTGGCAGTTTACGACCATTTATATTAACAAGATCTTTCTTTGCTGGATCGCAACGTTACGCGGCCATGTGGACCGGGGACAATACCGGTGATTGGGATCATTTTCGCATTAGTTATCCAATGTGTCTTAGTATGGCTGTTTCTGGAATGTCATTCTGCGGCGCAGACGTTGGTGGTTTCTTTAAAAATCCAGACTCGGAGCTGTTTATAAGATGGAATCAAGCCGGTGCCTGGCTTCCATTTTATCGTCAACATTCCCACATTGAAACGAAACGACGCGAACCGTGGACGTTTAACGATGAAACTACACAGCTGGTCAGAGAGGCATTCAGAATGAGGTATTCGTATTTACCGTTATGGTATACGATTTTCCGAGAGCACGAAATAACTGGGGTTCCTGTAATTAGACCTTTATGGACCCATTATCCAACTGAAACAGAAACTTACGCTATCGATGATGAAATACTAGTTGGAGATTCTATACTCGTTCGTCCAGTTTTTCAGCCATCCGTTACAGATGTTAGCGTATACTTCCCTGGTGAGGGCAAAGTAACTTGGTACGATGTTGATACCATGCAGCCATATCGGCAGGCAGGCTTAGTTAGTATACCTGTTACTCTTCACAAAATTCCGGTATTCCAAAGAGGTGGTTCTATTATTCCACGAAAAATGAGAATACGCCGTAGCACGGTCGCAATGAAAAACGATCCGTACACTTTGGTAGTTATCACTGATTCAGCTGGCAAAGCTAATGGAACGTTGTACATTGATGATGAAACCAGTTTTGAATATCGTCATGGAAAGTATCTCTATTTAAAGATTAATTTTCAAGGGAATAAATTAACCAGCACGTTTATAGACAAATTAGCTTCGTATCAAACAGAGAGCTGGTTAGAAAGGGTAGATATTGCGAATCCACCTAAAGGAGTTAAATCAGCTGTATTAACTTCGTCTA ATTTGGGAAAAGTTACTTTGGAGACTAAATACAATCCGAATAACAATGTATTAACTGTGCGCAAACCAGGTGTAAATATGGGAGAAGAATGGACTATCGAATTAATCTATTAA
- the GCS2alpha gene encoding glucosidase 2 subunit alpha isoform X1, whose amino-acid sequence MASYVRVGLLLLSVCSSFLVDAVNRDTFKTCEQSSFCRRCRKVEPGKTPYQLSLDTLVNNKSSISVDLFNKDTWVLYILQLTALKDNTFRLRIGEKNPLHPRYEPEHALQDQPQTSELTLVEKTIDHVTVTSGENKVILYASPFRIDLYSENVLVVSANARGLMRYEHHRTKPKKGEEEEEEAEREGEEEEEEEGNVENIEVANNTQPPGDGAENDPGAWEENFKTHHDAKPFGPEAVALDFTFPGSEYAYGVPEHADSFALKSTKQAHPYRLYNLDVFEYEVNERMSLYGAIPVLYAHGKERTTGIFWHNTAETWIDILSSADNNMVESIVNFVSGSVKKSQVDAHFMSESGVIDVFFMLGPKPLDVFKQYSRLTGTAPLPQMFSLGYHQSRWNYNDQDDVIQIAENFDVHDLPLDVMWLDIEYTDSKKYFTWDERKFPNPTEMIHNLTGKGRKLVVIIDPHIKRDNGYFVHNDATKMGYYVKTRDGKDYEGWCWPGATSYLDFFDPAVREYYIGQYSLDKFHGTTNDVYIWNDMNEPSVFNGPEVTMPKDVIHYGGWEHRNVHNINGFYMSMSTYEALFRRSGGSLRPFILTRSFFAGSQRYAAMWTGDNTGDWDHFRISYPMCLSMAVSGMSFCGADVGGFFKNPDSELFIRWNQAGAWLPFYRQHSHIETKRREPWTFNDETTQLVREAFRMRYSYLPLWYTIFREHEITGVPVIRPLWTHYPTETETYAIDDEILVGDSILVRPVFQPSVTDVSVYFPGEGKVTWYDVDTMQPYRQAGLVSIPVTLHKIPVFQRGGSIIPRKMRIRRSTVAMKNDPYTLVVITDSAGKANGTLYIDDETSFEYRHGKYLYLKINFQGNKLTSTFIDKLASYQTESWLERVDIANPPKGVKSAVLTSSNLGKVTLETKYNPNNNVLTVRKPGVNMGEEWTIELIY is encoded by the exons ATGGCTTCATACGTGCG GGTAGGATTACTGTTACTATCGGTCTGTTCTTCCTTCCTTGTTGATGCAGTTAACAGGGATACATTTAAAACATGCGAGCAAAGCAGTTTTTGCAG ACGCTGTAGAAAAGTTGAACCTGGAAAAACACCTTATCAACTTTCGTTAGACACGTTGGTTAATAATAAGTCCAGTATAAGCGTAGATTTATTTAATAAGGATACATGGGTTCTTTATATATTGCAATTGACGGCGCTAAAGGACAATACATTCAGGCTTCGTATCGGTGAAAAGAATCCGTTACATCCGAGATACGAACCTGAACATGCTCTTCAAGATCAGCCTCAAACGTCTGAGTTAACTTTAGTTGAGAAAACTATAGATCACGTTACTGTAACGAGCGGTGAAAATAAAGTTATATTGTACGCTAGTCCATTTAGAATTGATTTATATTCTGAAAATGTACTGGTTGTGTCTGCTAATGCAAGAGGTCTCATGAGATACGAACATCATCGTACAAAGCCCAA GAAaggcgaagaggaagaagaagaagcagaaagagaaggagaagaagaagaagaggaagaaggaaatgttgaaaatattgaGGTAGCAAATAATACCCAACCTCCGGGTGATGGAGCGGAAAATGATCCGGGTGCATGGGAAGAGAATTTCAAAACTCATCACGACGCGAAACCCTTTGGCCCTGAGGCCGTTGCTTTAGATTTTACCTTTCCAGGATCAGAATATGCGTACGGTGTACCAGAGCATGCCGATTCTTTTGCATTAAAGTCAACTAAACAAGCTCATCCGTACAGATTGTACAATTTAGATGTGTTCGAATATGAAGTGAACGAGAGAATGTCGCTGTATGGAGCGATACCTGTTCTCTATGCTCATGGTAAAGAGAGAACAACTGGTATCTTTTGGCACAACACTGCAGAAACATGGATTGATATTTTATCAAGCGCGGACAATAATATGGTGGAAAGCATTGTAAATTTTGTATCAGGTTCCGTTAAAAAGTCTCAAGTGGATGCTCATTTCATGTCAGAATCTGGTGTAATCGACGTGTTCTTTATGTTAGGCCCAAAGCCTTTAGATGTATTTAAACAGTACAGTAGATTAACAGGCACGGCACCGTTGCCGCAAATGTTTTCTTTAGGATATCACCAATCTCGTTGGAATTACAATGATCAAGATGACGTAATACAAATAGCAGAAAACTTTGATGTACACGATCTACCTCTAGATGTTATGTGGTTAGATATCGAATATACCGATAGCAAAAAGTACTTTACTTGGGATGAAAGGAAATTTCCGAACCCTACCGAAATGATACACAACTTGACCGGTAAGGGTAGAAAATTGGTCGTTATTATCGATCCGCATATTAAACGTGATAACGGTTACTTCGTTCATAACGATGCAACTAAAATGGGTTATTACGTTAAAACGAGAGACGGAAAAGATTACGAAGGTTGGTGCTGGCCTGGAGCGACATCGTATTTGGATTTCTTTGATCCAGCTGTGCGAGAGTATTATATCGGTCAATATAGTTTAGACAAATTTCATGGTACTACAAATGATGTATATATTTGGAATGATATGAACGAACCAAGCGTATTTAACGGCCCTGAAGTAACAATGCCTAAGGATGTAATCCATTATGGTGGTTGGGAACATAGAAATGTCCACAAtataaatggattttacatgagTATGTCTACATATGAAGCTCTCTTCAGAAGATCCGGTGGCAGTTTACGACCATTTATATTAACAAGATCTTTCTTTGCTGGATCGCAACGTTACGCGGCCATGTGGACCGGGGACAATACCGGTGATTGGGATCATTTTCGCATTAGTTATCCAATGTGTCTTAGTATGGCTGTTTCTGGAATGTCATTCTGCGGCGCAGACGTTGGTGGTTTCTTTAAAAATCCAGACTCGGAGCTGTTTATAAGATGGAATCAAGCCGGTGCCTGGCTTCCATTTTATCGTCAACATTCCCACATTGAAACGAAACGACGCGAACCGTGGACGTTTAACGATGAAACTACACAGCTGGTCAGAGAGGCATTCAGAATGAGGTATTCGTATTTACCGTTATGGTATACGATTTTCCGAGAGCACGAAATAACTGGGGTTCCTGTAATTAGACCTTTATGGACCCATTATCCAACTGAAACAGAAACTTACGCTATCGATGATGAAATACTAGTTGGAGATTCTATACTCGTTCGTCCAGTTTTTCAGCCATCCGTTACAGATGTTAGCGTATACTTCCCTGGTGAGGGCAAAGTAACTTGGTACGATGTTGATACCATGCAGCCATATCGGCAGGCAGGCTTAGTTAGTATACCTGTTACTCTTCACAAAATTCCGGTATTCCAAAGAGGTGGTTCTATTATTCCACGAAAAATGAGAATACGCCGTAGCACGGTCGCAATGAAAAACGATCCGTACACTTTGGTAGTTATCACTGATTCAGCTGGCAAAGCTAATGGAACGTTGTACATTGATGATGAAACCAGTTTTGAATATCGTCATGGAAAGTATCTCTATTTAAAGATTAATTTTCAAGGGAATAAATTAACCAGCACGTTTATAGACAAATTAGCTTCGTATCAAACAGAGAGCTGGTTAGAAAGGGTAGATATTGCGAATCCACCTAAAGGAGTTAAATCAGCTGTATTAACTTCGTCTA ATTTGGGAAAAGTTACTTTGGAGACTAAATACAATCCGAATAACAATGTATTAACTGTGCGCAAACCAGGTGTAAATATGGGAGAAGAATGGACTATCGAATTAATCTATTAA